ACAAATTGGCAAGATTAAGAGAAGCTATCTGCATCTTTACCGACCTTACCAAGAAAGAAGCAAGTAACGGAGAACAGCGAAGTAAACTCTTGTTTGATACTGTTAATCAGGTGAAACAAGAGCTGAATGCCACATCAAAAATTGTGCAGGACAAGCTTCACGCAATGGATAATATACCTCTGAAGAAAGTTGTGACTCATCGCTTCGAGCCAACTTCAAAGTATGTTCTTCTTTTCATTGGAGGCTTGGTTCTATCTCTTGTCATCTCTATTTGGGGCAACCTAACCCAATGGAGAGAGCATCAAGCTTGGGAGGTAGCAGACTTGAAATATCGGGCATTGAAGATGGTTCTTCCATCTGACGACCCCAATGTTCGATACATCGAAAAGAATTTTTCTGTATGCCCAAATAAAGAAGTTATTGAGAAAGTGAGAACTCGTGTAAATATTTACGAGGACTCAATTTGCTACCATAACGAAATGAGACAGATGGCAGCAATTAAAGATAGCATTGCTAATAGCCTATTTAAAGAGGCGAATGAAATTAAAAAGAAAATTAATCAGAAATAATAGACAACGACCATCTGGTACAAGCGCATTCTTCGCTTCGAATCGGGTAGGAGGTAAATGCTAATCATAAAAGGCAGTTGCTTCCTATTTTCACATTTACCGACCTCCCACACCAGGCTTATTAGGGACTTGCACCCATTAGAATAAGCTCATGCCGAGCGTACAATAAACTGTGTTAAACAATAATTATTATAGTTTAATACAGTTTGTTTTACACGCTTGCAATTGCTTTCTTTTACTGTTCGGCTACAAGCTATTAGTTACAGAGAAATGGAAAACAGATTACCATATTTAGAGTTATTTGATATTGTTTTAATATTATGGTACTCTATACTATGTTTGAGATGTAAATATGAATACGATAAATTAGAGCTATTATAAATTTCAATATCAAAATATTTATAATCAACGGTTCTAATGGTATTGCATTTTATCCTCTGTAACATATTTCGTATTGAATCAACTTTTGAATAGTTCCATCCTAAGTTTTTCAATAATAGATTAAAATTCTTGTTATCTAACCTTTGTGAGTTAGCTTTTTGAGTGACTCTTTCTCCATTAATTACTTTTTTGCTTATTATAATAATATCAACACTATTATTTTTATCATTAATATTAAAATTAACATAATTCTCTTTTTTTAAATTTATTGGAATAGAGTTATTAAATAAATTAGTAACATCATAAAAAAGCTCTGCATTATTTTCAAAATTTTTTTTCATCCACAACACATCGCGACTCTTACTGTAATCACATGATTGCAGCAGTTGTAAAAGTATTAAACCAAGTAATATTTGCATTAAATATTTCATACCTGTTATTTTAAATTATTTTACAAATCGTTTTGTATAGATTTTAAATACATGTACTCACATATATATACAAGCAATCCTAAGCCTATATATAAGAATCTCTCATAAGGCATAGATGAAACGCCCCACCAATTATATACAAAAAACAACAGAAATGCGATGCTTAATGTACCAAACAAGATTCTATTAAACTTATTACTACCATAGACCATAAATGTAAAGATATAACCTACAATATATAACATATCATTATAAATATACAATAAGCTTAGTGCTATATCAGTTTTACCTCTAAAAAGCACATGGAATATATGTGATATAATAATGTATGCAACCAATCCTATTATTATAGAATCCTCAAATCCGCAACCTATAGGGTTTAGTGGGATTTTGCTTGCAAAGCGACAAAATTCATTTTATTGTACATATTTCTTGCACAACAGAAATGTCGCAGACACAAAATCCCCTTACCCCATAAAGCGACTTGAGGTAATACGCTGGTTTAACCAGAAAAGCATGGTCTTTAACCAAAGTCTGTCTTGAACAGGTTGGCATAAGCATTGTTGTCTGAGTAAATATTCAATACATGCCTACGTGATGTCTTAATCCATTTCGCAGGAACAGAGATGAACTTGAAAACAAAGGTCTTGATTCTGCTGGTGGCACGCAATCCAAATTCATGGGTTTTCAATCTCTGCATAATAGCTTTGTAGAAGTTTCTGATGAGAGCTGTCATAAGCAGGAATACAGTATTCTGTGCCATGAACGATTTTGGCAATCGATTCCAGCCAAAGCCATTGTTCATGTCATCGAAGATGCGTTCCTTGCCACCACGAAGATTGTAGAATTCCACGATGTCTCTTGCACTCGACTTGTAATCGTTAGTCAGTATACATCTGTAGGTATATTCGCCTTCCCAAATGTCAAGGTCTCCATCTATTCGCCTTTGTCTCTGTATGACAAGACGATACGGTTTTCCTTTCCATTTCTCAACAAGGATGGAATTCAGCTCAAATTCAATACCGTTGATTTCAACAGTTTTCCATCCAGTCAAGGCAAACATGGAATCGTAGAAGGAAGAGCATCTGTTGGCACGAATATAAAAATGCCTGCAATGAGCCTCTACCATATCTACGATTTCCTCCGAGCATGAGCCGCAATCCATGCGGGCACGGGATATATATACTTCTGATGCCTCCAGTCGCTTGAAGATTCTTTCCAAAGTCTCTCTTTGGTTGAAGCGCACGTTTGTGTTGCCGTCTCTATTTTCAATACCGACAATCATGTCGTTAATGACTGCCACACCTGGACTATAGCCCAGGAACTTCTTGTAGGTTGGTTTTGCATCATGCTTCTCTGTTTCAATGAACTGATGGTCAAAGTCAAAATCATACTCTTGACCGGATTTCAATTGACCAGTAGCAAGCAGGGCTTTGATCAATAAGCAGTTCATCTTGTCTGCAGTATTGAAATCATAGGAGTTGCCAGAAGCAGATTTATAGGTGATGTTCTTACAAGTCAGTTCTTCGATAGCACGCAATATGGTGTCTGCGCTGCAAGTGCGAAGAGTTGGATGAAGAGACAAATGTTTCATCAAGTGAGTTGTAACATCCTCAATACATGAGCCGCCACAAAGATATACGCACATCAGAGAGCGTAGAATTTCGCTATATTGATAACCAAACATAGTGCATCTCAATCCCAAGGTGGAATCTATGGTTTGAGCTAAAAGAGCATCAAATTGCTCCATAATAGAAAAAATTCCTCCAAAAGGAGTGAGTTTCTCAGATTTTATTTGTATCTTTGCCATGTCATATTAGAGTTTTGCTTGTCTTCTTTTCGCAACACTAAGGTAAGTGAAAATTCTGACATGGCAAAATCCTGGGCAACTTTTTGTTGCTCAGGCACTTATAAATAATGTTAAACTATAGTGTTGCGGAATTAAGGAGAATATATTTTTTGTGGTTTCATATTATAACTTTTATAGCTTGACACAGTTTATTTGATACTATCTACTACACGTTGTTTCCCCGATGGTCGGGATTGCTGATACCCGTCAGCCGATGGTAGTTAATCATCTTGCCTCCATCCGCCATGTTCGTCTTCAGCTTGTTGAGCACGTTGTCGAGTGAGTTGTAGGTGAACGATGTCTTCCGTGCGGCGGTTGCCCATATAGTAAATTGATGGTGTCATGTTGCCCTTGACATTTTACATTGTGCGAATATCATTATTAAGTTCTTTTTTCCATATTAGTGTACCAATAATCGGAAAGACAAAAGTGAACAATAAAGCAGCTTTGGCATAACCTACAGGTAAGTAATCTCCTTCAAAAAAAAGATAATCAGTTTTTGAAGAATAGTATAATTTAGGAAAATCCCCAGACTTTATCTTGTCTAAGACTCGATCTCCCGTATGTAATACATATTGTTTTGATTTGTAGGTTATAAGAATTGTATTTGAACTCTTATAGTTACTTTTTTCCTCAAATCCATTATATGTATAACCAGTAATAGGCTCCTGTGTTTTTTCTATATAGTTGCCGTATAAATGGCATAGATACAAAACAAGAGTTAAAACTAATCCTGCGCAAAAAATTGTCTTAAATAATGTTTTAATCTTCATATTTATAAAATTATTAAAATCCTTAAAAATCTTTTCTCCATTGTCTGCTTCTTTTTCTCTCATTGTTTTATATTGCATTAATTATTTGTTTTTAGGAGATATATCCTTGATAATGTTTATACCATAAAGACCTTTAACAAAAGTGACACATACAGAATCACCTTGATTGATTTTTTTGAAAACTTTTGAATCATCCAGACGAAATGTTTCTTGGTTGTCTATAAATTTCAAGTTCACGTAGTATTTTGAAAGTCCCCAACTACGATAACCACCACGTCTTTGAATATATCTCTTACCAACAACGTATGCGTCAAGATGGTACGTATGGGAACTGGTGAACCAATAATTTGTTGTATAGAACAAGACACACAAAACACCAGTAACCACTATTCCAAAGCAACATCCCAATACAACTTGAAGAAATATAGATTTTTTCTTAATCCCAAATTTAGCAAAGAATATGAGGATTGTTACTACTGGAATAATACCCCATATCCACATTGGGATACAAATGATGGTATGTGTAATAATACTGTGAATATAATCATATAACGTGGAGAATGTAATTATACAAATGGCATATGACAACCATCTGTATGTTTTCTTCTTCCAAATGCGTTTTATAAGTTTACCTAATCCCACCAAAAACACCATACTGTCGATTTTTTTAGTTCAGCTGCAAGCGATGTAAGATTTTCTCCTTGGAAAATGGTATCGTCACAATACCCCATGTGCTCCTCTGCAAGAGGCATCGTGTCACCTGTCACAGGCTTTGGCAAATAATATTGTATCATATCATTTGAGATATGGGCTACTACCGCTCCATATTTCTCGTACCAGTATTTTGCTACAGCCATGTGCTCCTCTGCAGTAGGACACTCATTCCATTCACCCATTGGAATATAAGCGAAAACTTTCCAAGGTTCTTTTACGGGAACTTCCACAAGATAAACATGGCTTTCATCACTAATACCGAAATCATCTATAGGTGGGAGGTTTTCATCATTTCCGACTACTTTAACATTCCAATCTTCTTCATCATTCCAATCTTCTTTTACCGCTTCAAAGCGGTTGCAAAGGAATGTTTGGCCATCAACAGGATTAGAGCTTAATACGCTTGATTTCCATACACTAAACTTTGCCTTATCGAACCACTCAGACTTTTCGTCAAGACTGTCATAAAAGCAATCATCTATTTCCAATAATATAGGGCAAAAGCCATTCATCTTTCCCCGCTCGTAAGCATCCAACCACAACTGTTTTATCTTATCAAGTTTATTGTCTATTTGGGTAATTTTGCAACCATAAAGCAACTCTTCAATAGGCATTTGCTGTGGCTCTTGGTTTTCTTGTTCTATCGTTTTCATTTTTTGATATGAAATTCGATAGATATGAACCAACTTAAAGAATCTCCATGCCAAGAAAGCGCAAACAATTATGGGAGTGTAGAATTGGCTGCCGCTCATTATTCGAGCAATCAACAACGCTATACACAGCACAAGCAAGACTCCCCATATAATCAGTTGCTTGCTTAGAATACGGCACACACCACGCCAATCATCAGCATCTATGAGATCGTTCAAATCATTGCCCATTTTGTTCTCAGCCTTTTTCTTCCATCTGTACGCCAAAGCGAAAACAATAACAACGGCAAGTATTACGATAAATAATGTCTGTTGCATAATCATTTTTTTCTGTATGTTTATTATAAAAATCTGCGTAAAAATATAATTAAGAATATCACAAAAAGAATAAAGCCACATCCCCATGCCCGATTTGACATTTCATTTTCAAAATTAGATAATTCTGTTGTTTTTTTCGATTTACTACCTTCATAAAGGGTTCGGTAAGAAATCTTGCGATGCCTAACAAAGCGTAGCCATAGATAACGTAAGCCTGTACCGATACGAAGAATAATAATATTACTCAAATAATATCTGAAAAGTTCTTCCATATTCAATAGAAACTCTGATTTTTTCTTATCCCCTGTTGATTCTTTCCACCAATTCGTCTGGTGTAAGTATCTCCATTTTGGAGAAACCAAACCACTTTTTGCCTAAGTCCTTAATGGATGCACCTATGTGATATACATCATCGTCTATACAAAGGAAGCGATCTTCTATACGCTTGTCGGATTCTTGCAAGTGTTGCTGCATTTCCAATTGATGGTACTCCATTGTTGAAAGACGTTGGAAAGCTTCTGCATTTGTCACCATGAAACGTCTTATTGCAACAAATGCATCCATAATACGTATGCTTATACGAATAACCGTTTCACTTCTGAGAACAGTAGAGAGCATTGCTACTCCCTGTTCTGTAAAAGCATATGAGCGAACTGTTGAGTGCTTCAAACTATTGAACTGGTCACAATTTGCGACCAGTTCTCCTTTATCTTGATGTTCTATATTATCTGCCATATTTCTATCTTTATTTTTAAGATCACAAATTGTGACCTTAAACGTGTTGTTACCTATTATTATTTACAAAGGTAGTGCTTTTAGCCTTTAAGCCACTATTGCACAACCCTTTTTTTGAAAAGAACGTAAAATCAATAGTATTATTGCTGTGATTGTATTTACTTCAACTCAAAGGTTGCCATAAGCAGCACCTTATTGCCATCTATGTTATCTTCGTAGAAGAAGCGATAGACGCCTGGCTTGTTTGGCAGAATATCGGGAAAAAGATGGGCCGTGATGGTGCCGCTTTGACCATCGCTTAAAACATGACCGATGGCCGTGAACGAGCAATCGGTGGGCACAACAAACCAATTGCCATCCGCTCCTTGGGCTGTGATGCTATATGCTTCGCCATACACAAATTCCTCGCCACTATGGTTGGTAATCGTGAATCTGATTTCCGTGGTGCCCAATGGATAGGAAGGCTTCTCCGCCTTGAGGGAGATGCCTTGGTAGGTGCTCACGCCTTCCCTGTTGTCGATGATAGGGTCCAACTTGCCCTCAAACCTGATGGCGGGCGAGTTGTAAATCTGCCTACGAAACTCCAGCTGCTTCTCCTTCGTGTTCCAACGGAGCGCAACATCAATTGAGTTGGATCCCATTCCAAATCCAACAACATTTCGCAAGGCCGGGGTCTTGTCTTCCGACAGGAACTTCCGCTCAAGTATCCGCATAATGGAGTTCAGTTCCCTATGCGAATATTTACGCGCCGAAGCCTTGCGATAGGTTCTCTTCTTGCTCTTGACAACTCTCTTTTTGCTAATGGTCGCTACCTTCTTTTGTTGAGCGGCAAATGACTGTTTGCAAGCAGCAAAAGCTGTTTGCATTGAAAGGAACATTGTCAATCCTAATATTATTGCATTGAGGAGTTTTGGCTTCAGTCTCATAGTTATCAGCAATTAATAATTTAACATGTAGAGAGAAATGAACTCTTATAGTATATTTCTTTTCTTATGAGAAAAGTTCAATTTATTTTGCAAATATAATATTTTAGTTTATCCACAAAATGATGTTATGATATTATTTTGTCTCTCATAATCTCTTCAATCATTGCGTTCCTTTTTGTCCGTGATAAGTTCTTTCATATCTACAGACAAGAACTGTGCAATTTCAAGAAGTGTGGTAAGGTTGGGTTGAGAACGGTTGCATACGTAAGCATTGACCGTACTGAAACTCCTTCCTAACTTCTTTGCAAGCCATGTTTGGCTTATCCCTTTGTCCTCTAAGACTGCTCTTATGCGATTTAACTTCATGTTTTTATCGTTTTTACGCTACAAAAATAATATTTTATCGTGATAATCCATCCAAATCCCTTGAAAATCTGCTGTATTCCGTCGTAATTTAGACAAAATAGAAATATAATCTGCAAAAATGGAACTAAGCAATTGATTTCCCAATATGGCAAGATACATATATGCGTTTATGAATATGTTCTTTTTGCCATACTCTTAAAATGACGTTACATGAAAATTACTGTTGGTAACTACTCTTTTACCTTTGCAAAGACTAATCTTAATATTTTGTAAAATCACAGCATAAAATGTTGTTTTTCAGAAATTAGATTTAACTTTGCACTCGAAATCAAAGCGTTCTTTGTATATTGCAAAGTTGTGAAAGAAAAAGAATATAGCTCGTTTCTAAATCGTTAGCAGTTACATTCTTCAAAGCACTTAACTCGTTGATATTCAATTAATAAAAGATTTTGCTGTGACTCAAGCAATGGAATGAAAATGGCTTGGTGATTCCTGCCTTCTTCAACCATGCTTTAAGGGGATGGTTAATCATGCTGCGCTTCAATCCCTTGAACACGATACCCGTGCTTGGTTCACCACATAGTTCGTATGCCTCGTTGCTGATAGGCAAGGTTGCCTCGGTCTGAGTCTTCTGGGTACGAATACGCAAGCAATATCCTTGGTCGGGAGCTATCTCGAAGTCTTCCCAACGCAATTTTAAGATGTCGCTGATTCGCAATCCTGTGAGGCAAGCAAAGAGGGAGGCTGACTTCAGTACAGGTATATCGCAAGGAGTAGCTGCCAACTGCTTTACTTCATCGAGGGTAAGAAACTCCTTCTTTACATCTTGTGGCTCAATCTTGTCCAGATAGTCATTGATGTTCTCACGCAGCCACTTGTCACGATAGGCGATTTTTAAGAGACCACGGAAAGTAGAGTAGTAACCTGCTGCAGAGTTGAGAGATACCTTTTGTTTTGTTCGATTCAACTGATTTGCATTCAGAAGATACTCTCTGAACTTTTTGCAAAGTTCCACTGTCACATCCCCAAATGTACAATGACCTTGAACAAATTTGAAGAAATGCTTGTAGACACATGTCCACTTGTCATCTTTCTTATGTGTCATCTTCTCAAAGTATGCTAAAAAATCAGCTTTCTGTCGTGTTTTGTCCAAAAAACCAAATTCTTCATTGATGAGTGATTGGGTTCTGATACAACGGATGGCCTCTGCTTTGTTGAGCATATCTGTATTAAACTCACGTTCCATCTCATTCTTTGGATGAGCATAGATATAGATACCTAAATATTCCCTGCGACTCATTTGCATAGTCTCAGGGTTGCGTACTGGTGGATAGAAATCCAAATAAAGAGAAATACGGTCGTTTTTAATCGCTCTTTGGCGAAGAGAAACTCTTGTACATGTATTTACCATAATGTTTACTTTTTATAATGTGATACTTATGTTTCATATATGATCCCGTATTAAGAGATCTTTGAAATCGATTGCAAAATAATAGAGTTATGTAATGGGGTACAACTTAACCTTTTGATAACCGCTAAATAACCTTAGGCTTGCCGATAGCTTTCTCTAAATCTCGGTTGGAAATCTTGATATACTTGCCAATCTTCACCTTTTCAATAGCGTATTTCTTGATACGCTTATAAATCTGGTCCTGGCTTAAACCATACAACTTCATGGCCTCCGGTATTGTATAATAAAGTTGGTCTTCTACGGATTCACCTTTTGCCAATTGTACATGACGCTTGGAATACAGAACATTGTTACCTTCCATTTTTCTTGGAATAGCATTGTGACTAACGAAACTATATACGGCTGTTTTCGTCATACAATATTTCTGTTGAATGTCCATAACAGTCATCCATTCACTGATGGTTGGATCTGGAGACAGGTGTGCAAAATAATCATCCACCTCTTTCTTGTTCCAATATACTCTTCCTTGTATGGATATTCTTGAAATCTTGACTTTCTTGACTATCTCATAGATGGCGGTCTCATAAGTGTTGTGGACTTCTGCAATTTCCTTAGCAGAGTAATATTCTGGAACAGGTAGCTCTCGGTTTGCATGAACTGCTTCTTTTGAAGCACTTTTTCTTGTGGTGTATGGCAAACTATCAACAAGATAATCTATATCTCGCTTTCTGATTAAAGATAAACGAGAAGTAATCTTGGATGCTCGCAACTTACCACTATACACCATATTATATATGGTCTGTCTGCTTAGCCCCAAAAGTATAGCGACCTCTTGAATAGTGAGGTATTCTTTCACGAGGATTTCAGACATGGATTTCTCGGAAGCTTTTCGGTGGCTCATTGTCTCAGCCATCTTTACTTTCTCCTCACGTCTTGCTGCCTTATAGGCATAACTGTTGCATTGCTTGGAGCAATAACGAGTTGTGGATTTTGATGCATAGAAGCTCTTCCCACAATACTCGCAAATTTTTAGAATTCTTTCTTTGCTTGCTGTCATTTGTACGCTTTTTATACTTTTATACTTAATTTATTGTAGAAAAAGTCGTCTGTCATTACTCCGTTTATTTTCAATAGTCTTATATCATCGTCCATCATTGTCCAAAACTCTCGGCAATCTTGCACTCATTTGCCAAAAAAGGAGTCTCATATTATTACTTTTGAAAAGTGGAGGTACAAGAGCGGTACAAAAAGATGCTAAAAAAGCCTTACCATTGATTATAACCAATAGTAAGGCTAAAAAGAAAGGTGCTCATTTTGAGCACCTTAACTATCATTTGTTGTCGATATTAATCGTTGTTTATCACGACTTACTTTCCGATGCACCATACGTAACCAACTGAATGTCAGTTATTTAACATAGGTTTGAGCCATATGAAAGCCTGGCTAAAATGTAAGGATTTTTATCTCCTTAATTATCTGATATTCAGTGCTTTTTAGTCCTACTTTCCTACTTTTTTCAAGTATCTTTTTAAGCCCTTTTCTACGCCTTTCACTTTCCCACGCAAATAATGAATGTCATTGATTCTCAATCGGTTAAAAGTTAACGCGCTATTTGTGAGCCGCTTTCCTTCTAAATGAAAAGAATGTTGATTATCAGCTACTTACGATTTTCGTATTTTCACTTGGTTTCACTTGATTTCATTCATTTTGTATATCATATATCTTTACAAACACCCATTTTTAGGGGTTGAAGATTTAACATATTTAACCTTTGTAAACACTCAAAATCTGCATTTTCGTGCTAAAACGTGGTTTTTTATCATTTTTGAGAGGTCGGCTTTTATCTGAATAAATCTGCCATCGTCAGCTGGCATTGGATGTCATCAGAATAGCCGCCCGGCGCAAGTCCATAGGAGGTAATCATCGTGATGAGTACCGTTTTCTCGGTGCCTGTTTCCCTGATGAAGGTCTCCCTTCGGTTGCGGATGCGGTTGTCCTCTTCTTCTGTAATAACGTAAGGGGCGCTGGATTATTGCATCGTCTTGGAATGTATCTCACGACTTATCTGTACGGTCATTATCTGTCCATGATGCTTTTTGCGAGTAAATATACTCTGGTTCCAGTAGTCTGTGGCCATCTGTCTTTTGGGTTTATATCCAGCTTTTCTGCTCTACATATAGCCTCTTCGACATGTGGAAGTAAGATGGATGGATCATAGTCTGATTCCTGATAATGTCCCATCAGTTTTCGAAGATGATATTTCGTCCATGTACCATGAGTTGACAAGCGAGGATTTTCAAAGAGGTTTTTCTTGTCCTCTTCCGAATAATCTTCGATGTCTTCAATGTGCAATATCAACCAAAGTTCGAAACATGGATTGCTCATGCAAAATCTGAGATTGCTGTTTTGCTGACATAGCTGTGCAATGTCGGCAAGCATCTTTTCCTTCCAGTCGTCACGATCGATAACAATCCACAGTTGGTCATCGTCCAAAATGTTGTATTCATCCATGAAATCCTTAATCTGGCGATGGACATTGGCAGGATTAGAATTGTCATCTTCTCGGTTTAGAACAACCAGCTGTACATTAGTTGCACATAGTTCCTGGCGCATAGCCTCGAAGTAAATGTTTTCGGTTGCTCTTCCTTCGGCAGCTATGACGATGAGTCGAGAAGATTTAACTCCTTCTATTCGTTGAAAGTCTTTTCTTTGTCTCATAGCTGTTACCATTTTAATTGACTTATAGGCGCAAAGAACGGAATGGCTCCATAGCGTCCTAATAGATAACCCTTGCGAACATCTTCACGAGGTTTGAATTCAGCCAAGGATGTGAGATGAGACGCTCCGTCCTTTCCCTTCTCGACAAACCATACTTCGTCAGCTCTGATAAGGTCGAGGTTGAGCAGGTTGCATTCATGAGTGGAGAAGATGAGCTGAGTGTCTCTTCCAGACTCCAGTCCTGAAAAATAGCACTCTAAAATTTTCTGCGAGAGTATCGGGTGCATACTGCGGTCAATCTCGTCGATGAGATAATCAACTTCATTTTGCTTCAAATCGATGAGCATTGGGATGAAGTCAAGCAACCGGATGCTGCCATCAGATTCTTCGCTCAGATCAAATACAACCTCTGTG
The Segatella copri DNA segment above includes these coding regions:
- a CDS encoding IS1380-like element IS942 family transposase, which codes for MAKIQIKSEKLTPFGGIFSIMEQFDALLAQTIDSTLGLRCTMFGYQYSEILRSLMCVYLCGGSCIEDVTTHLMKHLSLHPTLRTCSADTILRAIEELTCKNITYKSASGNSYDFNTADKMNCLLIKALLATGQLKSGQEYDFDFDHQFIETEKHDAKPTYKKFLGYSPGVAVINDMIVGIENRDGNTNVRFNQRETLERIFKRLEASEVYISRARMDCGSCSEEIVDMVEAHCRHFYIRANRCSSFYDSMFALTGWKTVEINGIEFELNSILVEKWKGKPYRLVIQRQRRIDGDLDIWEGEYTYRCILTNDYKSSARDIVEFYNLRGGKERIFDDMNNGFGWNRLPKSFMAQNTVFLLMTALIRNFYKAIMQRLKTHEFGLRATSRIKTFVFKFISVPAKWIKTSRRHVLNIYSDNNAYANLFKTDFG
- a CDS encoding DUF4253 domain-containing protein, whose translation is MQQTLFIVILAVVIVFALAYRWKKKAENKMGNDLNDLIDADDWRGVCRILSKQLIIWGVLLVLCIALLIARIMSGSQFYTPIIVCAFLAWRFFKLVHIYRISYQKMKTIEQENQEPQQMPIEELLYGCKITQIDNKLDKIKQLWLDAYERGKMNGFCPILLEIDDCFYDSLDEKSEWFDKAKFSVWKSSVLSSNPVDGQTFLCNRFEAVKEDWNDEEDWNVKVVGNDENLPPIDDFGISDESHVYLVEVPVKEPWKVFAYIPMGEWNECPTAEEHMAVAKYWYEKYGAVVAHISNDMIQYYLPKPVTGDTMPLAEEHMGYCDDTIFQGENLTSLAAELKKSTVWCFWWD
- a CDS encoding immunoglobulin-like domain-containing protein, translated to MGSNSIDVALRWNTKEKQLEFRRQIYNSPAIRFEGKLDPIIDNREGVSTYQGISLKAEKPSYPLGTTEIRFTITNHSGEEFVYGEAYSITAQGADGNWFVVPTDCSFTAIGHVLSDGQSGTITAHLFPDILPNKPGVYRFFYEDNIDGNKVLLMATFELK
- a CDS encoding helix-turn-helix domain-containing protein; protein product: MKLNRIRAVLEDKGISQTWLAKKLGRSFSTVNAYVCNRSQPNLTTLLEIAQFLSVDMKELITDKKERND
- a CDS encoding phage integrase SAM-like domain-containing protein, which codes for MVNTCTRVSLRQRAIKNDRISLYLDFYPPVRNPETMQMSRREYLGIYIYAHPKNEMEREFNTDMLNKAEAIRCIRTQSLINEEFGFLDKTRQKADFLAYFEKMTHKKDDKWTCVYKHFFKFVQGHCTFGDVTVELCKKFREYLLNANQLNRTKQKVSLNSAAGYYSTFRGLLKIAYRDKWLRENINDYLDKIEPQDVKKEFLTLDEVKQLAATPCDIPVLKSASLFACLTGLRISDILKLRWEDFEIAPDQGYCLRIRTQKTQTEATLPISNEAYELCGEPSTGIVFKGLKRSMINHPLKAWLKKAGITKPFSFHCLSHSKIFY
- a CDS encoding helix-turn-helix domain-containing protein — protein: MTASKERILKICEYCGKSFYASKSTTRYCSKQCNSYAYKAARREEKVKMAETMSHRKASEKSMSEILVKEYLTIQEVAILLGLSRQTIYNMVYSGKLRASKITSRLSLIRKRDIDYLVDSLPYTTRKSASKEAVHANRELPVPEYYSAKEIAEVHNTYETAIYEIVKKVKISRISIQGRVYWNKKEVDDYFAHLSPDPTISEWMTVMDIQQKYCMTKTAVYSFVSHNAIPRKMEGNNVLYSKRHVQLAKGESVEDQLYYTIPEAMKLYGLSQDQIYKRIKKYAIEKVKIGKYIKISNRDLEKAIGKPKVI
- a CDS encoding RloB family protein; protein product: MRQRKDFQRIEGVKSSRLIVIAAEGRATENIYFEAMRQELCATNVQLVVLNREDDNSNPANVHRQIKDFMDEYNILDDDQLWIVIDRDDWKEKMLADIAQLCQQNSNLRFCMSNPCFELWLILHIEDIEDYSEEDKKNLFENPRLSTHGTWTKYHLRKLMGHYQESDYDPSILLPHVEEAICRAEKLDINPKDRWPQTTGTRVYLLAKSIMDR